A single region of the Candidatus Binatia bacterium genome encodes:
- a CDS encoding MmgE/PrpD family protein, with product MTADSNAFAVMPAGLKTTAAAAEFVENVSFDSIPAEAVRIGTRCLLDGLGLCVAGSEEHSVRILMDEAEKMGGRPEALLLGRGEKKVPAPMAARVLGTAGHAHDWDDSQVSFDPAHVYGLLTHPTIPPLSAALVMAQKLGGIDGKTFMLAFLTGFEVECKISEWMLPQHYLRGMHSSATVGTFGAYAAAAKLLVLKGDKLLSGFGIAASFAAGIRCNFGTMVKPLHVGRAAENGVTAAVLAARGFTADPEALDGPWGFFAVHGGGVSADKIFQGFGKTWSIVEPGVSIKPYPCGVLTHPTIDLMLKLVTEYDVKPDDIEAVKVYAGTNILKPIRYPVAANHLQAKFSLPAALTMIALARKAGKREFSDEFVASAPTKAMQRRISTELDPEIEKMGFDKMRSRIVIRLKNGRTVEGWADERYRGGPENPLSDADLEAKARSCCEGVLDDKQQSAMIDTAWSVARLTNAGQLMDVLNCLPGRMIESMA from the coding sequence ATGACCGCCGATTCGAACGCGTTCGCCGTTATGCCCGCCGGCCTGAAGACGACGGCCGCAGCCGCCGAGTTCGTCGAGAACGTGAGCTTCGATTCAATTCCCGCCGAGGCGGTGCGCATCGGCACGCGTTGTTTGCTCGACGGTCTCGGCCTCTGCGTCGCCGGATCGGAGGAGCATTCGGTTAGAATTCTCATGGATGAAGCGGAAAAGATGGGCGGGAGGCCGGAGGCGCTTCTGCTCGGCCGCGGCGAAAAAAAAGTTCCGGCGCCGATGGCGGCGCGCGTCCTCGGCACCGCCGGTCATGCGCACGACTGGGACGACAGCCAGGTAAGCTTTGATCCCGCCCACGTCTATGGACTCTTGACCCATCCGACGATTCCGCCGCTATCCGCCGCGCTCGTGATGGCGCAGAAGCTCGGCGGCATAGACGGCAAAACTTTTATGCTCGCTTTTCTCACCGGCTTCGAAGTCGAATGTAAAATCTCCGAATGGATGTTGCCGCAGCATTATCTGAGAGGCATGCACTCCAGCGCGACGGTCGGCACCTTCGGCGCATACGCGGCGGCGGCGAAACTGCTGGTGTTGAAAGGAGACAAACTGCTGAGCGGCTTCGGCATCGCGGCGAGCTTCGCCGCCGGCATTCGCTGCAACTTCGGCACGATGGTGAAGCCGCTGCATGTCGGCCGCGCGGCCGAGAACGGCGTCACCGCCGCAGTTCTCGCAGCGAGAGGGTTCACGGCGGACCCGGAAGCATTAGACGGTCCGTGGGGTTTTTTCGCCGTCCACGGCGGCGGCGTCAGTGCCGACAAAATTTTCCAGGGCTTCGGAAAAACCTGGAGCATCGTCGAGCCCGGAGTCTCGATCAAGCCCTATCCTTGCGGCGTACTGACGCATCCGACGATCGATCTGATGCTGAAGCTCGTGACAGAGTACGACGTCAAACCGGACGACATCGAAGCGGTCAAGGTTTACGCCGGAACAAATATTTTAAAACCGATCCGTTATCCCGTCGCGGCGAATCACCTCCAGGCGAAATTTTCTCTGCCCGCGGCGCTCACGATGATCGCGCTTGCACGCAAGGCCGGGAAACGCGAGTTCTCGGATGAGTTCGTTGCTTCCGCTCCCACGAAAGCCATGCAACGGCGCATATCGACCGAGCTCGACCCCGAGATCGAAAAGATGGGCTTCGACAAGATGCGCTCGCGGATAGTGATTCGACTGAAAAACGGCCGTACCGTCGAGGGCTGGGCCGACGAGCGCTACCGCGGCGGACCGGAAAACCCGCTGAGCGACGCCGATCTGGAAGCCAAGGCGCGCTCCTGCTGTGAAGGCGTCTTGGATGACAAACAACAGTCGGCTATGATCGACACCGCCTGGTCGGTCGCTAGGCTGACAAATGCCGGCCAACTGATGGATGTTTTAAACTGCCTGC
- a CDS encoding glycosyltransferase family 4 protein yields MRLALWCTNYFRGFGGAEKFVNDLLNGFADRGTDLFLIAGRSGPGQRDNPHYEPLHPKVRIYQNDFSNPFDSLKAPLIFPLRLAQYLKAAAQLWRFFRRSRLDLVHLHFVGFDVLLLALYKYFFKYRLVVTFTGTDLETALTSAAARLKVRIALKCADAVTAVSQDLCRKLETSFFFSQALYVPNGIDSRRIRAYAGPSLPEIREDQFVYCGRLVAVKRVRFLIDAFHQCLQRGCAKDLYIAGGGEETGEVRAAIRALGISNRVIALGALTHRETVGLIDRSRCLLLSSLSEGCPLVVLEALALGKPVIAPEVGGLKDLLAHGEGGYLYPPDRQDMFCELILKMAADRALAMKAGAGGPMIVNDNFELESVLRRYLGVYDAVTRRLGSNPLAPT; encoded by the coding sequence ATGCGACTCGCTTTATGGTGCACGAATTACTTTCGAGGATTCGGCGGGGCCGAAAAGTTCGTCAACGACCTCTTGAACGGATTTGCCGACCGCGGCACCGATCTTTTCCTGATCGCCGGCAGGTCGGGTCCGGGCCAAAGAGACAATCCTCACTATGAGCCGCTGCATCCGAAAGTGAGGATTTACCAGAACGACTTTTCGAACCCCTTCGATTCGCTCAAGGCGCCGTTGATTTTTCCTCTTAGGCTGGCTCAATATCTCAAAGCAGCGGCCCAGCTGTGGCGGTTTTTTCGGCGCAGCAGGCTCGATCTCGTTCATCTGCACTTCGTCGGTTTCGACGTTTTGCTGCTGGCGTTATACAAGTATTTCTTCAAATATCGCCTCGTCGTGACCTTCACGGGCACCGATCTCGAAACGGCGCTGACGAGCGCAGCCGCCCGGCTCAAGGTCAGAATAGCTCTTAAATGCGCGGATGCCGTGACCGCGGTTTCTCAAGACCTCTGCCGCAAACTTGAGACCAGCTTTTTTTTTTCGCAAGCCCTCTACGTCCCTAACGGCATCGACAGCCGTCGAATACGAGCCTACGCCGGGCCGTCTTTGCCGGAGATCAGGGAAGATCAGTTTGTCTATTGCGGCAGGCTCGTCGCCGTCAAGCGTGTCCGCTTTTTGATCGATGCCTTTCATCAATGTCTCCAGCGAGGTTGCGCCAAGGATCTTTACATTGCCGGCGGCGGCGAGGAAACCGGCGAGGTCCGGGCGGCGATTCGCGCTCTCGGCATATCGAATCGCGTCATCGCCCTCGGAGCCTTGACTCACCGCGAGACCGTCGGCTTGATCGATCGCAGCAGGTGTCTGTTGCTGAGCTCGCTCAGCGAAGGCTGTCCGTTGGTGGTCCTGGAAGCGCTGGCCCTGGGGAAGCCGGTGATCGCACCCGAAGTGGGAGGATTGAAGGATCTGCTCGCTCACGGCGAAGGCGGGTATTTGTATCCGCCGGATAGGCAAGATATGTTTTGCGAGCTAATCTTGAAAATGGCCGCGGATCGAGCCCTGGCGATGAAAGCCGGGGCCGGAGGACCCATGATCGTGAACGATAACTTCGAGTTGGAATCCGTCCTGCGCCGCTATTTAGGCGTGTACGATGCGGTCACCCGCCGCCTCGGCTCTAACCCTCTGGCGCCGACATGA
- a CDS encoding glycosyltransferase family 4 protein, with protein MRLAIWNTNYARHYGGAESAVHQLLNRFAELGIETFLFTHDSDIHHAAGHFFEPLNSGVKVYQNSFCNPWDFLHRPVVFAVKFLKYLKAAVQLGFFLRRNKIHVIHLHYVSWDIALLAVYKYFFCYRLAVTFRAGEDLIARYPGLSRLKIRIALKSADRVTTVSNDLCEKLNADYGFSDAVYIPNGVDVTQLRECALRHPPAGIRDDNFIFCGRFTAQKRLAFLIEAFHQCLKRGCEQVLYLVGDGEELDKIKKLVRSLGIEDRVIALGALSHPQTLGVLRHTRCLLLTSSFEGFPQAAMEAMALAKPVIASDVGGLRDLVMHGDTGYLYPADRQDIFCDCLMKISKNKTQAEEMGARGFQVLSERYPLKAVVQEYLRLYESLGFVP; from the coding sequence ATGAGACTGGCCATCTGGAATACCAACTACGCCCGGCACTACGGCGGCGCCGAGAGCGCGGTGCATCAACTATTGAACCGCTTTGCCGAGCTCGGGATAGAGACGTTTCTCTTCACCCACGACTCCGACATCCACCACGCCGCGGGTCATTTTTTCGAGCCCTTGAACTCCGGCGTCAAAGTCTATCAAAACAGCTTCTGCAACCCCTGGGACTTCTTGCATCGACCCGTCGTCTTTGCCGTCAAATTCTTGAAATATCTGAAAGCCGCCGTTCAGCTGGGCTTCTTTTTGCGCCGCAACAAGATTCACGTCATTCACCTCCACTATGTTTCCTGGGACATCGCGCTGCTCGCCGTCTACAAATACTTTTTTTGCTATCGTCTGGCCGTTACCTTTCGCGCCGGTGAAGATTTGATCGCGCGCTATCCCGGACTATCGCGGCTCAAAATCAGGATCGCCCTCAAGTCGGCCGACCGCGTCACGACGGTTTCCAACGACCTCTGCGAGAAGTTGAATGCGGACTACGGTTTTTCAGACGCCGTTTATATCCCCAACGGCGTCGACGTGACGCAACTCCGGGAATGCGCGCTGCGACACCCGCCGGCGGGCATCCGTGACGACAACTTCATTTTCTGCGGAAGATTTACCGCGCAAAAAAGACTCGCGTTCTTGATCGAGGCCTTTCATCAGTGCCTGAAACGGGGCTGCGAGCAGGTCCTCTATCTCGTCGGAGACGGCGAAGAGCTGGACAAGATCAAGAAGCTCGTCCGTTCCCTGGGAATCGAGGATAGAGTCATCGCGTTGGGCGCGCTGTCCCACCCGCAAACTCTGGGCGTCCTCCGGCACACCCGTTGTCTTCTCCTCACGTCGTCGTTCGAGGGTTTTCCGCAAGCTGCGATGGAGGCCATGGCGCTGGCGAAACCCGTGATTGCCTCCGACGTCGGAGGACTGAGGGACCTCGTCATGCATGGCGATACCGGCTATCTTTATCCGGCGGACCGGCAAGATATCTTTTGTGACTGCCTGATGAAAATTTCCAAAAATAAAACTCAAGCCGAGGAAATGGGCGCCAGGGGCTTCCAAGTCTTGTCCGAACGCTATCCCCTGAAAGCCGTCGTTCAAGAATATTTGCGTCTCTACGAATCGCTCGGATTCGTCCCCTAG
- a CDS encoding polysaccharide deacetylase family protein: MFDRRTPSLTQTLTTYREISADRLGEFLRLGYKQRRFFPHRFYFLPKGGPDGLKMARRMCGVNDPNKLWEVVLYAHPPFLDEFPRELFFDSELVWHQQQFGQAGQIATANLVVKGADVYGMNYLSDIVQRISRRKEFKTRIENRFKGWPSMLLNSIVIFAVEKRLKNIYSPTSELVLRHIPPSRGAGKELFERVYDAAVCEQFPAARKDGWWRIEVARAADKAVVPEKQTAPIAAQKRICLCHDVERGWGHRRADPELAKLAERTSPGYLDKMLAVERSMNVKATYHVVGGFFNEVREKIESDGHSIAFHSYDHQSPRFWPLAQARDKITRAIAPQRASSLRRTADQLAAVRQLDYRIKGYRPAQSKLTREFSDRRLCFHNFEWLASSAYSLGIGAPKMENRIVKIPILFDDFGMYKRGMSYAEWERRALDLIGRNDFVAFSLHDCYAQYWLPPYGEFLKKVGALGAFATLDQVAGDAIFAGAE; the protein is encoded by the coding sequence ATGTTCGACCGACGAACCCCTTCGTTGACTCAAACGCTGACGACTTACAGAGAAATATCCGCGGACCGCCTGGGAGAATTTCTCCGGTTGGGGTATAAGCAGCGCCGTTTTTTTCCCCACCGGTTTTATTTTTTGCCCAAGGGCGGTCCCGACGGCCTCAAGATGGCGCGGCGCATGTGTGGAGTGAACGATCCCAACAAGCTATGGGAAGTGGTGCTCTACGCGCACCCCCCTTTCCTGGACGAATTTCCGCGGGAGTTGTTCTTCGATTCCGAGCTCGTCTGGCATCAGCAGCAATTCGGGCAGGCGGGACAGATCGCCACCGCCAACCTCGTCGTGAAAGGCGCCGATGTCTACGGCATGAATTATCTTTCCGATATCGTGCAGCGCATATCCAGGCGCAAGGAATTCAAGACGCGGATTGAAAACCGGTTCAAGGGTTGGCCCAGCATGCTGCTGAACAGTATCGTTATTTTCGCCGTCGAGAAGCGTCTGAAAAACATCTATTCACCCACTTCGGAGCTCGTCCTGCGGCATATCCCGCCCTCACGGGGCGCCGGAAAGGAGCTGTTCGAGAGGGTTTACGACGCTGCCGTTTGCGAACAATTTCCCGCAGCCCGAAAAGACGGGTGGTGGCGGATCGAGGTCGCGCGAGCCGCGGATAAAGCGGTCGTTCCGGAAAAACAGACCGCGCCCATCGCGGCCCAAAAACGCATCTGCCTGTGCCACGACGTCGAACGAGGCTGGGGCCATCGCCGCGCCGACCCGGAGCTCGCAAAGTTGGCCGAGCGGACTTCCCCCGGCTACCTGGACAAGATGCTCGCCGTCGAGCGGTCGATGAACGTCAAAGCGACGTATCATGTGGTGGGGGGATTTTTCAACGAAGTCAGGGAAAAGATCGAAAGCGACGGGCACTCGATCGCGTTTCATTCCTACGATCATCAGAGCCCCCGATTCTGGCCTTTGGCGCAAGCGCGCGACAAAATTACGCGCGCGATTGCGCCGCAGAGGGCCTCCTCCCTGCGCCGAACGGCCGACCAATTGGCCGCCGTGCGCCAACTCGACTATAGAATCAAAGGATACCGGCCGGCTCAGTCGAAGCTCACGAGAGAGTTCAGCGACCGGCGATTGTGCTTTCATAACTTCGAATGGCTGGCCAGCTCGGCCTATTCCCTGGGCATCGGAGCGCCGAAAATGGAAAATCGAATCGTAAAAATTCCCATTCTCTTCGACGATTTCGGCATGTACAAACGCGGCATGTCCTACGCCGAGTGGGAGCGAAGGGCCCTGGACTTGATCGGGCGAAACGATTTCGTCGCGTTCAGCCTGCACGATTGCTACGCGCAGTATTGGCTGCCCCCCTACGGCGAATTTTTAAAAAAAGTCGGCGCTCTGGGGGCTTTTGCAACTCTCGATCAAGTCGCCGGCGACGCGATCTTCGCCGGCGCGGAATAA
- a CDS encoding class I SAM-dependent methyltransferase — MAGKIIKTDDGNRRRLTEHYAVEKELAGRLKAARPSERRKAYSAVYDELLRRVPHHPQLSLIADAEQARRKISRQLHSLRRFLRPDSVFLEIGPGDCALALEVAGRVQKVYAVDVSAKLSAAASFPENFELLISDGVSVPVPGNSVSIAYSYQCMEHLHPDDAVEQLHNIYQALAPGGRYLCITPNRLAGPHDISKHFDEIATGFHLKEYTSTELVELFKKAGFGKIKRYVGGRALLRWVPIRAYEEILRQLPCSTRRRLVARLPFGVLWDIAIVGTK, encoded by the coding sequence ATGGCCGGAAAAATCATCAAAACAGACGACGGAAACCGGCGGAGACTTACCGAGCACTATGCAGTAGAAAAAGAGCTGGCCGGCCGGCTCAAGGCCGCACGGCCGAGCGAGAGAAGAAAGGCCTACTCCGCCGTGTACGACGAATTGCTCCGGCGAGTGCCCCATCATCCGCAATTAAGCCTGATCGCCGATGCCGAACAGGCCCGCAGAAAAATTTCTCGCCAGTTGCATTCCCTCAGGAGGTTCTTGAGGCCGGACAGCGTGTTTCTGGAGATCGGCCCGGGCGACTGCGCCCTGGCGCTCGAGGTCGCCGGGCGGGTGCAAAAGGTCTATGCCGTCGATGTTTCGGCAAAACTCAGCGCGGCGGCGTCTTTTCCGGAAAATTTCGAGTTGTTGATCTCCGACGGCGTGAGCGTTCCGGTTCCCGGGAACAGCGTCTCGATCGCCTATAGCTATCAGTGCATGGAGCACCTGCACCCGGATGACGCGGTCGAGCAGCTCCATAATATTTACCAGGCACTGGCGCCCGGCGGCCGATATCTCTGCATTACGCCCAATCGGTTGGCCGGACCGCACGACATCTCGAAGCACTTCGATGAAATCGCCACGGGATTCCACCTGAAAGAATACACCAGCACGGAACTCGTGGAGCTGTTCAAGAAGGCCGGTTTTGGAAAAATCAAGCGCTACGTTGGCGGCCGCGCCTTGTTGCGTTGGGTTCCCATACGAGCCTACGAAGAAATTTTGCGCCAATTGCCTTGCTCGACTCGCCGGCGGTTGGTCGCCCGGCTGCCTTTCGGGGTCTTATGGGATATTGCGATCGTAGGAACGAAATAG
- a CDS encoding class I SAM-dependent methyltransferase produces the protein MSRSVEQKIAARSYRDSHTSKACAADYEAHYARGRGYLYWQHFEKPYLEKLFARLGKEIPGRYLDFACGTGRVLQLATPFFSESVGIDVSEGMLAVAQRNAPTARLIRADPTVAPPEVGTFAVISLFRFLLNAEDPLRKSVLSWLRSVIAPEGVLVVNNHLNRYSISGAFCRLRNLARRGHGDPVLSDVQVESLLRDCGFRIFERYGFGLIPPSRHHGVFPGTFLLFLEKRLQRIEAARKYTQDRIYLCRPV, from the coding sequence ATGTCTCGTTCCGTCGAGCAAAAAATCGCCGCGAGGAGTTATCGCGACAGCCACACGAGCAAGGCTTGCGCCGCCGATTACGAGGCGCATTACGCTCGTGGACGCGGCTACCTTTACTGGCAGCACTTTGAGAAACCGTATCTCGAGAAGCTATTCGCCCGTTTAGGAAAAGAAATTCCGGGGCGGTATTTGGATTTCGCGTGCGGCACGGGCCGTGTGCTTCAACTGGCGACGCCCTTTTTTAGCGAATCGGTCGGCATCGACGTATCCGAGGGCATGCTGGCCGTGGCGCAGCGAAATGCGCCGACCGCCCGTCTGATTCGAGCGGATCCAACCGTCGCTCCTCCGGAGGTCGGAACCTTTGCGGTGATCTCGCTGTTCCGTTTTTTATTGAATGCGGAAGATCCTCTGCGCAAGAGCGTCCTCAGTTGGCTGCGCAGCGTCATCGCGCCGGAGGGCGTGCTGGTGGTCAACAATCATCTGAACCGATACAGCATCTCGGGCGCCTTCTGCCGGCTGCGCAACCTCGCCCGCCGCGGTCACGGCGATCCGGTCCTTTCGGACGTCCAGGTCGAAAGCTTGCTCCGGGACTGCGGCTTCAGGATTTTCGAGCGCTACGGTTTTGGCCTGATCCCGCCCTCCCGTCATCATGGGGTTTTTCCCGGGACTTTTCTCCTCTTTCTCGAGAAGCGGTTGCAACGGATCGAGGCGGCGCGGAAATATACCCAAGATCGGATCTATCTGTGCCGCCCGGTTTGA
- a CDS encoding glycosyltransferase yields the protein MSASDPRLTVIMPLKNYHDGFLRQALASVMRQTCPLWRLLVVVEPEDFESFQTLLQNERADPRVEIIVNRGRRLAGAINSGMKSATTDFVALLLADDLWSDDAVETLSRYIGDNPGIDFFHSSRRYLDEQGRFISSVYPSRESIRLEDFKFGPAKHLLCWRRSKALSFGGLDESLSSLVGPDDYDFPWTMAENGATFKAVKECLYYYRNHCECYRLTTHTPLSVNRREVGRILRKHKVPVLARIFILIKKRLEARIGSPCLYRSNLDRWITRALGYDVRKRWKQVTYK from the coding sequence ATGAGCGCGAGCGATCCCCGACTGACCGTCATCATGCCCCTCAAAAACTATCATGACGGCTTTTTGCGGCAGGCTTTAGCGTCCGTCATGCGCCAGACCTGCCCTCTCTGGCGGCTGCTGGTCGTCGTCGAGCCTGAGGATTTCGAATCCTTTCAGACGTTGCTGCAAAACGAGCGCGCCGATCCGCGCGTCGAAATCATCGTCAACCGGGGCCGAAGGCTCGCCGGCGCCATCAACTCGGGCATGAAATCGGCGACGACGGATTTCGTCGCTCTCTTGCTCGCCGACGATCTATGGTCCGACGATGCGGTGGAGACGTTGAGCCGGTACATCGGCGACAATCCGGGAATCGATTTCTTTCACTCCTCCAGGCGCTATCTCGACGAACAGGGCCGCTTCATCAGCTCCGTTTACCCGAGCCGAGAGAGCATTCGGCTCGAGGATTTCAAGTTCGGCCCGGCTAAACATCTCCTCTGCTGGCGCAGAAGCAAGGCCTTGTCCTTCGGCGGATTGGATGAGTCTTTAAGCTCGCTCGTCGGACCGGACGACTATGATTTTCCCTGGACCATGGCCGAGAACGGCGCCACGTTCAAGGCCGTCAAGGAGTGTCTGTACTATTACCGGAACCATTGCGAGTGCTATCGACTGACCACCCATACGCCGTTGAGCGTCAACCGCCGCGAGGTCGGCAGAATCCTCAGAAAGCACAAGGTTCCCGTGCTCGCCCGGATCTTCATATTGATCAAAAAACGGCTCGAAGCCCGAATCGGGAGTCCGTGTCTTTACCGGAGCAATCTCGACCGATGGATAACCCGGGCTTTGGGATACGACGTCCGCAAACGCTGGAAACAGGTCACTTATAAATGA
- a CDS encoding ABC transporter ATP-binding protein, translating into MNADSRTLFLWSVLKPHRKPAVLLISLSLLASAFEGFSIALLVPLLSALQEAQNHDQLPRVLKVIARLLEGYPFKSQALVSIGLIVAAIMLKNLFLALSIYIGYGLTTRLVVDLRSRAMDTLLQAGIGFHNNARIGHLVEKVLNHTAMIDQLVKQAIDFLVNATAFLVLLGLLLLFSWQLTLFTIVLAAGIALAVSRYVKTLSGLGRKSARSGEELAALLYETLGGIQVIKSFTKESSQSAVLKDKISEHGKNQQSFHVGNYLIHIVTEVVGVVSIALLLIVALLTYDVGDQLLLARLLPFLYVLTRLFPVIKNLNQARGAIVSRWPYVETVHDLLRWDNKPMVKDGARPYPGLTREIRFDAVSFSYLGERKRALVETAFSIPKGATTAIVGKSGAGKSTIINLLLRFYDPQEGAILVDGVPLQHFQLRSYRERIGLVSQDTFIFNDTVANNIAFGALAPPAYDKVVAAAERAGAHEFILDLAQGYDTMLGDRGVRLSGGQRQRISIARAILRDPEILILDEATSSLDAGTERLIHNAMTDLSRNRTVVIIAHRLSTLSAADQIIVLKAGRVAESGKQRQLLEKKGEYYDLIKPG; encoded by the coding sequence ATGAACGCTGATTCGCGAACTCTTTTCCTCTGGTCCGTGCTGAAGCCGCACCGCAAGCCGGCGGTGTTGCTGATTTCGCTTTCGCTGCTCGCCTCCGCTTTCGAAGGCTTCTCGATCGCCCTCCTGGTTCCCCTGCTGAGCGCGCTGCAAGAGGCGCAAAACCATGACCAGTTGCCGCGGGTTCTCAAAGTCATCGCCCGGCTCCTGGAGGGCTACCCGTTCAAATCCCAGGCCCTCGTCTCCATCGGTTTGATTGTCGCGGCGATAATGCTGAAGAACTTGTTTCTCGCCCTTTCCATTTATATCGGTTACGGCTTGACCACTCGACTGGTCGTCGATCTGAGAAGCCGCGCCATGGACACCTTGCTGCAGGCGGGAATCGGATTTCACAACAACGCCAGGATCGGCCATCTGGTGGAAAAAGTGCTGAATCACACCGCGATGATCGATCAGCTCGTCAAGCAAGCGATCGATTTCCTGGTCAATGCCACCGCCTTCCTCGTTCTCCTGGGCTTGCTGCTGTTGTTTTCCTGGCAGCTCACGCTGTTCACCATCGTCTTGGCGGCCGGCATCGCGCTCGCCGTCTCGCGTTACGTCAAAACCCTTTCCGGACTCGGCAGAAAATCAGCCAGGAGCGGCGAAGAACTGGCCGCGCTGCTGTACGAAACGCTGGGCGGGATCCAGGTCATCAAGTCGTTCACCAAAGAAAGCTCCCAATCGGCCGTCCTCAAAGACAAGATCAGCGAGCACGGAAAAAATCAACAGTCGTTTCACGTCGGAAATTATCTCATTCATATCGTAACCGAGGTGGTCGGCGTGGTCTCGATCGCCCTGCTGCTCATCGTTGCGCTGCTCACGTACGACGTCGGAGACCAACTGCTGCTCGCGCGTCTGCTGCCTTTCCTATACGTTCTCACCAGACTCTTTCCCGTGATAAAGAATCTGAATCAAGCGCGCGGCGCGATCGTCAGCCGGTGGCCCTATGTGGAAACGGTCCACGACCTGCTGCGTTGGGACAATAAACCCATGGTTAAAGACGGCGCCAGGCCGTATCCGGGCCTCACGCGCGAAATCCGTTTCGACGCCGTCAGCTTTTCGTACCTCGGCGAGCGCAAACGAGCCTTGGTCGAAACCGCCTTTTCCATACCCAAGGGCGCGACCACCGCGATCGTCGGCAAGTCCGGAGCCGGCAAATCGACGATCATCAACTTGTTGCTGCGGTTTTACGACCCGCAAGAAGGGGCCATTCTCGTCGACGGCGTCCCGCTACAGCATTTTCAGCTGCGGTCCTACCGCGAACGGATAGGCCTCGTCAGCCAGGACACCTTTATTTTCAACGATACGGTCGCCAATAACATCGCCTTCGGGGCTTTGGCGCCGCCGGCTTACGATAAAGTCGTCGCCGCGGCCGAAAGGGCGGGAGCTCACGAATTTATTCTGGATTTGGCCCAGGGGTACGATACGATGCTGGGAGACCGGGGAGTCCGTCTGTCCGGCGGCCAGCGCCAGCGAATTTCCATCGCCCGGGCCATTCTCAGGGATCCCGAGATTCTTATTCTGGATGAGGCCACGAGCTCGCTCGATGCGGGAACGGAAAGGCTGATCCACAACGCGATGACCGACTTGAGCCGGAACCGAACCGTCGTCATCATCGCTCATAGGCTCTCGACACTCAGCGCCGCGGACCAGATCATCGTATTGAAGGCGGGCCGGGTCGCGGAAAGCGGAAAGCAACGGCAGTTGCTCGAGAAAAAAGGCGAGTATTACGACCTGATCAAGCCCGGCTAA
- a CDS encoding glycosyltransferase, with product MSQGNSPSARIDICVATFKRPEGLRRLLESLIRQETRSEFCHRLIVVDNDARRSAEPVVREFFSRGVPLIYDVEPRQNISLARNRTLSHATGEFIATIDDDEYADHRWLLNLYKTMVAYDADVVHGPVVPLFPPNTPAYVKNSALVARPELATGSTENYTPYTANSLFRRKLIEALPAAFDPRFGRTGGEDILFFHALRRQGHKLIWCNDAVVFASIPPDRANLSALTKRYFRNGYITYRMSSEAHLNEVRVDRAAVFRCCVRLGIGLGAMPFYLFADLCGGNSSKALRSLEETAFRAGFLAAAFRFRYEAYRGEKT from the coding sequence ATGTCCCAAGGGAATTCCCCAAGTGCGCGCATCGACATCTGCGTCGCCACATTTAAGAGGCCGGAAGGTCTGAGACGCCTTTTAGAGTCCCTCATACGTCAGGAGACACGGAGCGAGTTCTGCCATCGCCTCATCGTGGTCGACAACGACGCCCGTCGCAGCGCCGAGCCGGTCGTCCGGGAATTTTTCAGCCGCGGGGTGCCGCTGATTTACGACGTCGAGCCTCGACAAAACATCTCGCTCGCCCGAAACCGAACGCTTAGCCACGCTACGGGGGAGTTTATTGCAACGATCGACGACGACGAATACGCGGACCATCGTTGGCTTTTAAATCTTTACAAGACGATGGTCGCTTACGACGCCGACGTCGTTCATGGACCGGTCGTTCCGCTTTTTCCACCGAACACCCCCGCCTATGTCAAGAACAGCGCGCTGGTTGCACGGCCGGAATTGGCGACGGGGTCAACCGAGAATTACACGCCTTATACCGCGAACTCGCTGTTTCGCCGAAAACTCATCGAGGCGCTGCCTGCGGCGTTCGATCCCCGCTTTGGCCGTACCGGCGGGGAAGACATTCTCTTTTTCCATGCGCTGCGGCGGCAAGGCCATAAACTGATTTGGTGTAACGACGCCGTCGTGTTCGCATCGATACCGCCCGACAGAGCGAATTTATCGGCATTGACAAAACGGTACTTCCGCAACGGCTATATCACCTATCGCATGTCGAGCGAGGCTCATTTGAACGAAGTTCGAGTCGATCGGGCCGCCGTCTTTCGTTGTTGCGTAAGGCTGGGAATCGGCCTCGGCGCCATGCCTTTTTATCTTTTTGCGGATCTATGCGGCGGGAACTCCTCGAAAGCGCTCCGGTCTCTGGAGGAAACCGCCTTCCGCGCAGGGTTCCTGGCGGCGGCCTTTCGCTTCCGCTACGAGGCATATCGAGGCGAAAAAACTTGA